In Fervidobacterium nodosum Rt17-B1, one genomic interval encodes:
- a CDS encoding bifunctional enoyl-CoA hydratase/phosphate acetyltransferase: protein MLKTLDDIIELAKGKNKIIAIAGGEDKEAIKAVHEAKDLGVSAILFGKKEIIEKNLEEIGAEFPVVDCRTEEDASKQAVKSIIEGKAHIVMKGLVKTSTLLKAVLDKEFGLRTDRLLSHVAVVEVPGVNRLIFVTDGGMVIRPTLEQKVQIIQNAVEVARKLGYEIPKVGLIAAVETVNPDMPETMEAAIIAKMNERGQIKNCKIDGPLGIDNALSIYAAEVKGVKGDVAGHADILVVPDIHSGNFLGKSAVYFANGRIAGIIAGAKVPVIVISRADTSDSKFASIALAIALS from the coding sequence ATTGGCAAAAGGAAAAAACAAGATTATTGCTATTGCTGGTGGAGAGGATAAAGAAGCAATAAAAGCGGTACACGAAGCAAAAGATTTGGGAGTTTCCGCAATACTCTTTGGAAAAAAAGAAATCATTGAAAAAAACCTAGAAGAGATAGGCGCCGAATTTCCTGTCGTCGATTGCCGAACAGAAGAAGACGCTTCCAAACAAGCAGTTAAAAGTATAATAGAAGGAAAAGCACACATAGTTATGAAAGGATTAGTTAAAACATCAACATTACTTAAAGCTGTACTTGACAAAGAATTTGGGTTAAGAACCGATAGATTACTCTCACACGTTGCTGTTGTTGAAGTCCCAGGTGTAAATAGATTGATATTTGTCACTGATGGTGGAATGGTTATAAGACCAACATTGGAGCAAAAAGTGCAGATAATACAAAACGCTGTGGAAGTAGCAAGAAAACTCGGTTATGAAATACCAAAAGTTGGTCTTATAGCTGCCGTTGAGACAGTCAATCCCGATATGCCTGAAACAATGGAGGCAGCAATAATTGCTAAAATGAACGAAAGAGGACAAATAAAAAACTGCAAAATAGATGGTCCACTTGGTATCGATAATGCGCTTAGTATTTACGCTGCGGAAGTAAAAGGTGTGAAAGGGGATGTAGCAGGGCATGCAGATATCTTAGTTGTTCCAGACATACACAGTGGAAATTTCCTTGGTAAATCAGCTGTATACTTTGCTAACGGAAGAATTGCAGGTATAATAGCTGGAGCCAAGGTACCAGTAATAGTTATTTCAAGAGCCGACACAAGCGATTCTAAATTTGCATCGATAGCATTGGCAATTGCTTTATCATAA
- the arcC gene encoding carbamate kinase, which translates to MKKLAVVAIGGNAVNRPGEEPTAENMIKNLSETAHYLAGMLDEYDIIITHGNGPQVGNLLVQQDLAKHVIPPFPIDVNDAQTQGSLGYMIALTLENELKRRNIERQIAAIVTQIEVDKNDPAFQKPTKPVGPFYSKEEAEKLAQEKGWIMKEDAGRGYRRVVPSPIPLDIVEKEVIKMLVEKDVIVIAAGGGGIPVVKENGMFKGVEAVIDKDRASALLAKEVEADILIILTGVEKVCINYKKPDQFEVDKLTVEEAKKYLAEGQFPSGSMGPKIEAAIDFVSSTGRECIITDMAVLDKALKGETGTKIVP; encoded by the coding sequence ATGAAAAAACTCGCAGTTGTAGCAATTGGTGGAAACGCAGTAAACAGACCTGGTGAGGAACCAACAGCAGAAAACATGATTAAAAATCTTTCAGAAACAGCACACTACTTAGCAGGTATGCTTGATGAGTACGATATCATTATCACACACGGGAACGGTCCACAAGTTGGAAACTTGCTTGTACAACAAGATCTTGCAAAGCATGTAATTCCACCATTCCCAATCGACGTAAACGATGCACAAACGCAAGGTAGTCTTGGCTATATGATAGCTCTTACTTTAGAAAATGAACTAAAAAGGCGAAATATTGAAAGACAAATAGCTGCTATAGTAACACAAATAGAAGTAGATAAAAACGATCCCGCATTTCAAAAACCAACGAAACCTGTTGGACCATTCTATTCCAAAGAAGAGGCTGAAAAACTTGCACAAGAAAAAGGCTGGATAATGAAAGAAGATGCTGGAAGAGGCTATAGAAGAGTCGTACCATCACCAATACCACTAGATATTGTTGAAAAAGAAGTTATAAAAATGTTAGTAGAAAAAGACGTTATAGTAATCGCAGCTGGTGGTGGTGGAATACCCGTTGTCAAAGAAAACGGCATGTTCAAAGGCGTGGAAGCAGTTATAGATAAAGACAGGGCAAGTGCATTATTAGCAAAGGAAGTAGAAGCAGATATTTTAATAATATTAACAGGTGTAGAAAAAGTCTGCATAAATTACAAAAAGCCAGATCAATTTGAAGTCGATAAACTAACGGTTGAAGAAGCAAAAAAATACCTTGCTGAAGGGCAATTTCCATCTGGAAGCATGGGGCCAAAAATTGAAGCGGCCATTGATTTTGTTTCATCAACGGGTCGCGAATGTATAATCACAGATATGGCAGTACTCGATAAAGCCCTAAAAGGTGAAACTGGAACAAAGATTGTTCCATAA
- the rsmH gene encoding 16S rRNA (cytosine(1402)-N(4))-methyltransferase RsmH, with protein MNRVYNDHHIPVLLNEVVENLIWKPDGVYVDCTVGEGGHTRAIAERVLPYGGRVIGIDVDSEVLQIAEHNLLSYPNVQLFKFSYVELPVLLSLLQVHKVDGLLVDLGVSTYQLKAEGRGFSFNQDEPLDMRMNLENNLTAYHIVNTYPEEKLADIIYNYGEENFSRRIARAIVQNRPIQTTRQLVEVIKRALPYKEVHNRKRHFATKTFQAIRIEVNKEIENISKFLEFAPDYLNSGGRLAIISFHSLEDRIVKHVFKNDKRLKPIGDFISPTTFEVAENPRARSAKLRLAERV; from the coding sequence ATGAATAGAGTATATAACGATCATCACATCCCGGTATTATTAAATGAGGTTGTTGAAAATTTAATTTGGAAGCCGGACGGGGTGTATGTAGATTGCACTGTAGGAGAAGGCGGACACACTCGAGCTATAGCAGAACGTGTGTTACCATATGGTGGTAGGGTTATTGGAATTGATGTCGATAGTGAAGTATTACAAATAGCAGAGCACAATTTGTTGTCCTACCCTAATGTTCAGCTTTTTAAATTCTCCTACGTAGAATTACCCGTCTTATTGAGTTTATTACAAGTCCATAAAGTTGATGGACTACTTGTTGATTTGGGAGTATCAACCTACCAACTCAAAGCTGAGGGTAGAGGTTTTTCTTTTAATCAAGATGAACCTCTTGATATGAGAATGAACCTCGAGAATAATTTAACAGCCTACCATATTGTTAATACCTATCCTGAGGAAAAATTAGCCGATATTATATACAACTATGGTGAAGAAAATTTTTCCCGAAGAATTGCAAGAGCAATTGTCCAAAATAGACCTATACAAACAACAAGACAACTTGTTGAAGTAATTAAGAGGGCACTCCCGTACAAGGAAGTGCATAATAGGAAACGCCATTTTGCCACAAAAACTTTCCAAGCTATAAGAATTGAGGTAAATAAAGAAATTGAGAATATTTCTAAATTTCTTGAATTCGCACCAGATTATCTAAATTCTGGTGGTAGATTAGCTATTATTTCTTTCCATTCATTAGAAGATAGGATTGTAAAACACGTATTTAAGAATGATAAGAGGTTAAAACCTATTGGTGATTTTATCAGTCCAACAACTTTTGAAGTAGCCGAAAATCCAAGAGCTAGAAGCGCCAAACTTAGATTAGCGGAGCGAGTTTAA
- a CDS encoding peptidoglycan D,D-transpeptidase FtsI family protein, protein MNKLSNKRYKIAFISFVLILSILIFKIWNNIYTNQYAINSKVVALRGNIYDSRGRLLATSEVVYTAYLDIRYLKAIAGNAFKRDPDFIKMLSNFGLSEKLVDLDNKNILRLGSFSKREEIQKKIPPQYLKFVNIEQEERRISIQDFALNFIVGRTEQRCGISGAEAYFDKLLRPIRDGIISISYSSFIGNRVKSVRIEPENGKDIRLTIDISLQKKLYDFAKKYQLEKQATEVGILLMESKTGKIRVALTTQSWPTYYMGYLEPGSTIKPILFAAALELGLVTPETNFYCPGYIKPIEGLDLTIKDLEKHENITLYDGLVHSCNVVSILTTKKIIDTYGQEKLYEILTSFGFGKETGIELLGEIPGKLNPPDKWYRADWAFIGIGQSIGVTPIQLLAAFNSIVNDGIYVSPTLDESGEIRTKKILSADTAKIVKTMLLDVVEKGTGVNAKVDEIKILGKTGTAQKNGKKDVTALFIGQVKLDKEYTILVWVDSPQKEKLSSIVAAPLFKNVVEELIQYQTKNSQNSNNAEIPNIKGWTIKQLISLANEKKLNIKIHEKGLYVDKYEFEITSEGTALNVWLSDLPPL, encoded by the coding sequence TTGAATAAGTTGAGTAATAAGAGATACAAAATTGCATTTATATCTTTTGTATTAATATTATCAATACTAATTTTCAAAATATGGAATAATATATATACTAATCAATACGCTATAAACAGCAAAGTAGTTGCACTGAGGGGTAATATATATGACTCACGTGGGAGGCTTTTAGCAACAAGTGAAGTCGTTTATACAGCATACTTAGATATTAGATATTTGAAAGCAATTGCCGGTAATGCCTTTAAGCGTGATCCGGATTTTATAAAGATGCTTTCTAATTTTGGATTATCCGAAAAGCTCGTTGACTTAGATAATAAGAACATCTTAAGACTTGGTTCTTTTTCAAAAAGAGAAGAAATACAAAAAAAGATACCGCCCCAGTATTTAAAGTTTGTCAACATAGAGCAAGAGGAGCGGAGAATTTCTATCCAAGATTTTGCTTTGAATTTCATCGTAGGCCGTACTGAACAAAGATGTGGCATCAGTGGGGCAGAAGCGTACTTTGATAAATTATTGAGACCCATTAGAGATGGGATAATTTCTATTAGCTATTCAAGTTTTATAGGAAACAGAGTTAAATCAGTAAGAATTGAACCAGAAAATGGTAAAGATATAAGATTAACAATTGATATATCTCTTCAAAAAAAACTTTATGATTTTGCTAAAAAATATCAATTAGAAAAACAAGCAACTGAAGTTGGAATATTATTGATGGAGAGTAAAACCGGGAAAATAAGAGTCGCACTAACTACTCAAAGTTGGCCAACATACTATATGGGATATCTTGAACCAGGCTCTACAATAAAACCTATACTTTTTGCAGCTGCACTTGAACTTGGGTTAGTTACACCAGAAACAAATTTTTATTGTCCAGGGTACATTAAACCCATAGAAGGACTTGATTTAACAATAAAAGACCTTGAAAAACACGAAAATATAACGCTTTACGATGGACTTGTCCATTCCTGTAACGTTGTCTCTATTTTAACCACTAAAAAAATAATTGATACATATGGTCAAGAGAAACTTTATGAGATACTAACATCTTTTGGTTTTGGAAAAGAAACTGGAATTGAATTGTTAGGAGAGATTCCCGGTAAGCTTAATCCACCTGACAAATGGTATCGTGCAGATTGGGCGTTCATTGGAATTGGCCAATCAATAGGAGTTACACCTATTCAATTATTAGCTGCTTTCAATTCAATTGTAAATGATGGTATATACGTTTCTCCAACACTTGATGAATCAGGTGAAATTAGAACTAAAAAAATTCTTTCGGCTGATACAGCAAAAATAGTTAAGACAATGCTTCTTGATGTTGTAGAGAAAGGTACAGGAGTAAATGCAAAAGTTGATGAAATAAAAATCTTAGGTAAGACTGGTACAGCACAAAAAAATGGGAAAAAGGATGTTACAGCACTCTTTATTGGTCAAGTTAAGTTAGATAAAGAATACACAATCCTTGTTTGGGTAGATTCTCCACAAAAAGAAAAGTTAAGCAGTATAGTCGCAGCACCACTTTTTAAAAATGTGGTTGAAGAGTTAATACAATATCAAACTAAGAATTCACAAAACTCAAATAACGCAGAAATTCCAAATATAAAAGGCTGGACAATTAAACAACTCATCTCATTGGCAAATGAAAAAAAGTTAAACATTAAGATTCATGAAAAAGGTCTCTATGTGGATAAATACGAATTCGAAATTACGTCAGAAGGAACCGCATTAAACGTATGGCTTTCCGATTTACCACCCCTATAA